The Thalassophryne amazonica chromosome 20, fThaAma1.1, whole genome shotgun sequence sequence GTAGTATTGCAATTGCTAATCTcagcaaggcatttttgtccacacagctgctgctcactggatatcttctctttttcagaccattctctgtaaaccctagagatggttgtatcTGAAAATCCCATTAGATCAACAGTttttgaaatactcagaccagcccgtctggcaccaacagccatgccacgttcaaagtcacttaaatcctctgTCTTccgcattctgatgctcggtttgaacttcggCAAGTTGTCTTCAGCACATCTAGAtgtctaaatgcactgagttgctgccatgtgattggctgagtagctatttgtgttaacagtcaattgaacaggtgtacctaataaagtggcctgtgAGTGTAATTTGAGCAGTGTTTGTTCCCCTACTCTTCCCGGGTCCTTTGGTCAATTTCCACCAAGCTTGCCAAGTGGACAAAAGTTGACTCCAGaactgcccttaaagggtttCTTTTGGCAATGGTCAAGGTAAGAATttctgcttatttatttatttatttatttatttattcactcattcattcatttttagtaTGATGCTCACCAAACTTGACACACATATGtaagtgggttctggaattgcccaggcaagattggatttgccaaaggtcaattatTGGGGTCCACGTCATTGGGGTCCAATGGCACAATTTGTTTTCACTCTTATTTGTACCAAACCTCACACACATATTAAGGTAGGTTCCACAATTCCtcaggtcaaatcaaatcaaatcaattttatttatatagcgccaaatcacaacaaacagttgccccaaggcgctttatattgtaaggcaaagccatacaataattacggaaaaaccccaacgggcaAAACGACCCCCCAGGTGAGGTCATATTTGCCAAAATCAGTCAAGGAGCCAAGGTATGTCTGCCCATCTGTTGGCCTACTCCTCCTAGGTACCTTTTATTTCTGTCAAAGTTGATATGTTGACCCAAAATTctttttgacaaaggtcaaggaattagttttttcagcccaATGTAGCACACACTtaagtggattccagaattgtccTCGTAAAGTCAGCCAGAGGGCAAGAATTTGGGCAAAATGTCATTGCCCTTACTGTCTTCTTGCCATTATTACCAAATCTATACAAGGTTCAACACTGAGCTCTAATTTGGATAAGGGACAGGGAAAAACTCattaaaatccacaaaccaaacactttcaccaaatcaagatgcagatccacACCGGCAGTCTCCACCGAGAAGGCTGGTTTAGCCTTCTAATGCCCGTCAGCAAGATTCATTCAGAAACTTTAAATAGAGGGGGAAAAAATTAGTAATATGATTTTGAATGCGTTTTGTTCCTTTTACTTTCATTTCAAGTTTTTCATTTGCATGACAAGAATCCAGCACTTCTGTCAGGTGATATCTTGAACCTGTTCATGACGTATGAACAATCACTGAGTTTTGTTCTGGGATAAACAAGTAGGGGCACATTTgtcacctttttttgtttttttttccccccacaataCTGACATGACATTGAAATGAAGCAGGTTTGAATACAGATTTCACAGTAACACTTCTGCTGATAGTTTCATTAAAGTGACTGTATTTTTGTGAAACTCAtggaaatgttttaaaaaaaaaaaaaacctggttaCCATGAAGGCTTGTTTGTGCATCAGGTAAAGACGTGTAATTTTTTGGTGACGTCACAGACTTGGGTGACTAATCTTTCAGTTAAAGGGGCATTTTGTGCATAAGCAACAGTGGACTTTCCACTTCAAACAGACACAGAAAGGAAGTATTTCTAAGAAACATGAAGAGTGTGTGTTTGAAGCAGAGGTGGGTACTGAAAATCTATACACAAGTAAAAGTACAATTACTACCAAAATAATgattcaagtaaaagtgaaaatccAAAGTAAGACTGTTTTTTTACTAGTGTGGGAGGTATTGCGACTCATATTccagacttatactctggaagccAATGTGTGTGGTATTTTCATGCTGTGCACGTGTCGTTCTCGTCCTGTATGAATGAGTGATCTCTGTCCATCTGCCTGAACTCCAGGCTCAGGTTGAATCCCAAAAGGCTACTCAGGAGTTCCAGCGTGCAGTGGAGATCCTGCGTGCGGCCAAGGAGACCATCGCCCTGGCTGAGGAGAGGCTGCTGGAGGAGGACACTCGCCAGTTTGACTCTGCCTGGCAGGAAATGCTTAACCACGCCACACAGAAGGTACGGACGAGCCATATCATTCCAACCTAATGAGCCTTTTGTGTTTGGAAACATGGAAGCAAATCTGGAAATAAAATAAGCGAAACCTCTTCTTTTGCAGGTTATGGAGGCAGAGCAGGCGAGAATGCGCAGTGAAGCCGAACACAAGAAAACAGCCGTCAAATACAATTCCTGTATTAGTCACATGAGGCAGTTAGAGAAGAAACTCAagcgctccatcagcaaatccaggtctgccacttttttttaaaaagtttttttaaatGACTGGCAACTGGAAAACGAGGGAGTCACAGATCTCTTCCCCCCCCTTCCTGGAGCCCCTGGGTTTCTACATGCATAACAGTAAAACAGGGACTACAGTTACATCATCTGAAGCAATCCAGATGTTTGATTTGTTGGTTGCTCAATGATGGGGTGTATTTACTTTGTAGGCGTTTAGGAATGTGAGTGCTCATACTGAGTTTTTCTTCTCTTTCTCCCCTTGCAGGCCTTATTTTGAACTGAAAGCAAAGTATTATCTGCAGCTGGAGGTATGTACGACTGCATCAGTAGGCTTTGCTTTCATTCTCGTCATAAGTCTCGTCACCTGAGACCTGGTGGACGCGTTTACTCAAGCCCAGATGTTGAGCAACAGAATAAAAACAACAGCCCTGCCAGTGTTGCCAGGTTCACTTCAGGCCAAAAAGCAACCAGAACCCTACACAGAGACTTCATAGAGATGATTTCCATCTTAAGTTCATAAAGAACAAACTCCACCATGGATGTACTGTAGTTTACTAAATCTGACCAGAGACGCCACAATACTACTTTTTCCTTGTCTGATAGGATATAACTACTGGAACCTTCAACATCTGCTGATACTAACAGCAATCCAATACCTTTTCcctgtcataaaacaaaaaattgtTAATAAATACATTCATCTGGAGGTACTTTGTGATGCTAGCCATCTAACAAAACATCACCTCAAACTGACAAAAAAATCTACTCCCCTAAATGGAACCAGACAAAACCAACAGCATGACTCAGATTTGCAGCAGAAAACTGATTGGATATATAACCAGTCCACTAATTTTGGCCAATATCAGACTTGATTTGAAAAGAAAATGCATAATTGAACAAATAAAGTGGTGAAATGTGTAACACAATTCAAAAAAAATTTGGGCTATGAGTCTCCATGTTCGTCCGTCCGTCTGCCAGTCTGTCCATGAGCCTTGTAACTGTAACTCCTCCATATCACTATCACTCCATATTAAGAAATATTTCTTGCCTAAAGTCTTCAAAGGGAGATCATTGgacttttgttcttttttaaaaaaatatatttatcaaggatgaccagtttgttaattcaaGCAAAATTTACTCCCACTGATATATATACAAGCAACTAATATTGCAAATTGGCATTATTATTTTTCAAGCTTTCCTACATATctctagtttttattattattattatcattattattgttattatacttTTTGGTTGTGTGAACAATTTGGGTTTTGCTTTCACACATATTCTTTTTTTCTGGTCATTGCTGTGTTCATTGTTTTTGGCTTTGAAATGTGTACGTAAAAGGCTGCATTTGCTTTCTTGCAGCAACTGAAGTGCCACGTGGACGAGCGTCAGGCCAAACTTGCGGTTGCTAAGGCCGAGTACCGCGCAGCATTGCACAACCTTGAGAGCATCTCTGAGGAGATCCATGCGCAGCGCCGTTCCCTCGCCATGGGAACCAGGGAGCAAGGCGTCGGCGCAGAGGGGGATGATGACAAGGATATTAGCAACTTTAAAATGGACTCAGACGGTCTGTCAAGTGAGTACAAGTAAAGCTATGTAAGGAATAATCCTGCTTTTCTCCTCATCGTCCACACACATACACTGTTCTTTTAATAAtgtgagtgtgcgtgtgtgttttcagtggtatCTGTGTCAGTCGATGAGGACGGTATTCAGACCAGCAGCTCAGAAGAGGAAACAGAAACCTGCTCCCCCTCCTCATCTCAGAGCGTGCccccctcctcctcttcttcctctgaTCTGACCCCATCTTTCTCCTCCTCCATGGACACACCCTCCCtgttcccctcctcctcctctcttttTAGTCCCTGCTCCTACCtccccttctcctcctcctcctctcctggtGTCTTGATGATCCCCTGCAGCGCTCATGGTGCAGACTCGGAGTGTAGTTCTGGGCGTGGTTCACCTCTCCTTGGACCTCGTAGCCAATGCAGCGGGGCTTCCTCTCCAGACTGCGAGCAGGAGAGAGGTGTGTGTGCATCACATCACTGTGCACTCAGAAATATGTGTTTGGTTTTCTTTAAGTGATTAGATCTGTACAGATGCTTCATCAAACTTCAGACCTAATTGTTACCAATTAAGGGGATTAAACAACACTTTCAGTCCAGAATCAGTGCACCAGGGCCTGCGCAGTATGCATGGTGGTCACATCCCAAGCTGGCAGCTATAACCACATtcgggtcaatgaaggattatacAGGGGTTAACTTTCCAGTCATAAAAGTACAGGGAAAAAAACACTGGCTAATAGGCTCAACATCTCCAACCTCCATGACACCTTCAGTTAGATGAGTACGAGAAGGAATGTCTGAAAACAGAAAGCAGAAACGTCAAGATCAGGCTGTTCAACTGTTTTTATTCTAATTCCCAGGCCAGTGCCCCAGTAACAGTCTCTCAGACTccaagtgtgtcggtagcatgccCAAAGcagaggtcacccctttgagtctggtctgcttggtttcttcctcaaatcatcggagggagtgtttctttaccactgtcgcctgtctaCTTGCTgtaggtgttggtaaggttagaccttacttgtgtgaagcaccttgaggcagctttgttgtgatttggtgctatataaatgaaatccttaaagcgacaggtaCTTTTTGGGAGCTCTCCACCAAAGACACAAATGACCTGTTGCCTGGATCAGTAAAAGTCAAACACTGCAGACATGAGACTTCAAGGCAACTCAGGCTTGGTGTGAACCTGCTAGAAGCCCCCTAGACCTTTCAGCTGGGAAAGCCAAACCACCAAATCAGCTGGCTTTGCTGGATGGTCCCCATGTGGCTCGATCTCAGCATTAAGCACAAGGAAAGTGTTTTTTCAATGACCAAATCCTAAACAATAGTTACAGGTCTTGATTGACCCTGTTTGTCTGGACTATGACCAGACTTCAAGGGAGGAGACTCTGGCTCAGCTACACTTACCCTCTAGCACTTGGAGGACTCTCTGTGTCTCCAATTAAGATTTCATTTACAAGTCAACACAAAGTTATCCACCAAGTGTTTGACTTTGCACTCAATCAAGTAGGTAGCAATACCTGCTGGGATGAAAAATTTCAACTTCCAAAGCAACATACCACCAGTTGAAGAGAGGTGACAGTTTCCAAACAAACGTGACTAacagtaccagtcaaaggtttAGACAAATTTTCCTTATTCAATTTGGGCACAAGCCTCAGGTCAACAGAAACATCAAAATATGCAACTTGCCAGCTTTTATTCAGCCGAGTCTTGCTGACGTTTCAACTCTGCTGTATGTAACTAAAACTTTTTCAAGTTCAAGTTCCTGCTCTTTTGCTCGTTTCCTCACAAGCTAAAAGCCTGCTGATGCTGCAACACTGCTGTTTCCTTCtggtgttcaaatgtcaaaccggGTCCACAACTACCAAAAGAAGAAACTGTATTTGCTGAAGACGCAGGACTCTGTGCAACTGTTGATATGAAAGATTATGAGAAGAGAGAgaggtcccgggttcaaatcctgggcgagccccccccccccccccttccccattTTTTACTAACAGATAATTACAGATTTATTTAACTAATATTCAAAACTTAATAAAATATCTAAGTGTGCGGTATCAGTTGTGAGAAACGTGTGTGATGCTAAATCGTCTGAGCCACTTCCATCTCTCAGGTGCAGCCACACCGAGGATGATGACGTGCCATTTATTCCACACACCTCGGTCGTGCAGGAATTTGCAAACAAccaatgtttttattttcttttaagaaACTTGCAATGTCGGCGGAGATCATCTGGCACATCacgttgtttctgtgtgtttgtgtgcatcacAGGTGACAGAGCAGAGGGAGAAGAGGCACCATTAGAAGCTGGTCTCAATAAACTGACTTTGACTGTAGCACAAAAACAAGAGAGGGACTCTGGAGGTGAAGCTGACACCTGTCACTCAAAGCCGGACGTGCTCTGTTCTGGCTCAGCCAGCTCCGTTCTGCTGGTCAACACGGTCTGATGGACCTCTAAACACTCACGTGGAGGGAGGAGACGTACAGACGAGTCGCTCCCACATCTCACAAACAGGATGTTCTTATTTCCATCGGATGATGATCAGACTTTCACTGACTCAGAATAGGAAATCCTGTCAGCATGAGGAGCGTCTTCGTCTTCTGTTGTGCTGTACAGCAGAATCTCTGCAGCTTCTGCACATTGCGGTGCGCCTGGAACAGATTGTCTGGAGAACTCGTGTGTAGCTCCGAGACGAGTCTGTGTTGCTGTGGcagactttaaaaaaagaaaactgtcagtgcaaaactgcactttttgtgcTCTGCACATTCTGTGATGTTGACATCAAACTCTTTATGAATCAGACTGCATCATGTTTTACTTTTGTCCTCCTCCTTTAACAAGTGTATAGTCTGCACTAACCCACACTGCCCTTGGCAAACATCGATAAGCTTACTACTGACAAGTGACACTTATATGATAAAGATTTTTACAAAGTGCAGTTCTGTGATTTTGACCTTTTGATCCCCAAATCAATAGGTTTCTTGGGGTCAGTATACCTAGTAACACACATACCACATTTGGTGGCAGTCAagcaagtaagtcccttcgactgctctcttgtttttcactcagggtcaccacagcaaatccaaggtggagctgcatgttgatttggcacgagtTTTACACCCGATGCCCTTcccgacgcaactccacattacctgaagaaatgtggcagaggtgggatttgaaccgggaaccttgcgcactgaaaccaagtgtattAACCACTTGACCTTCATTTGGTGGCAGTCAagcaattaggaaagaagttattaTGCTAATGAGATTTTAACA is a genomic window containing:
- the LOC117501597 gene encoding SH3 domain-binding protein 5-like, translated to MDPLQNGNKCEENSQFAEEEEEEEEEEEEDEGEVDPRIQGELEKLNQSTNDINRWETELEDGRQRFRLVLVEATVKLDEQMKKIGRAVDDSKPYWEARKLARQAQVESQKATQEFQRAVEILRAAKETIALAEERLLEEDTRQFDSAWQEMLNHATQKVMEAEQARMRSEAEHKKTAVKYNSCISHMRQLEKKLKRSISKSRPYFELKAKYYLQLEQLKCHVDERQAKLAVAKAEYRAALHNLESISEEIHAQRRSLAMGTREQGVGAEGDDDKDISNFKMDSDGLSMVSVSVDEDGIQTSSSEEETETCSPSSSQSVPPSSSSSSDLTPSFSSSMDTPSLFPSSSSLFSPCSYLPFSSSSSPGVLMIPCSAHGADSECSSGRGSPLLGPRSQCSGASSPDCEQERGDRAEGEEAPLEAGLNKLTLTVAQKQERDSGGEADTCHSKPDVLCSGSASSVLLVNTV